The following coding sequences lie in one candidate division WOR-3 bacterium genomic window:
- a CDS encoding M23 family metallopeptidase — MKKGFIITIIPSESNGKVRSVFISPFIIKFLLFTFFSIFILNSVFLYHFFNFEIDRNKLNFLIKENETLSKKIEIMKIKNDSLTSKIEKLVDRINKLRSYAGLEPFEEDLLKMGIGGELLPREEKKVLEERIDFMLNLASEFEKKINEVENYVENKKKELEHTPSISPVASGWIVSGYGYRRDPFTGKVKLHEGLDISSNYQSPVQATANGKVVFAGWKEGYGLTVEIDHGNGFKTKYAHNSRILVQVGQSVKRGEIIALMGSTGRATGVHVHYEVQLFNKPINPLNYIIPDHLYFD; from the coding sequence ATGAAAAAGGGATTTATAATCACTATTATTCCCTCTGAGAGTAATGGAAAAGTTAGAAGTGTTTTTATTAGTCCCTTTATAATTAAGTTTCTACTATTCACTTTCTTTTCAATTTTTATCCTTAATTCAGTTTTCCTTTACCATTTCTTTAACTTCGAAATTGATAGAAATAAACTCAATTTTCTCATAAAAGAAAATGAGACTCTTTCTAAAAAAATTGAAATAATGAAAATTAAAAATGATTCTCTCACAAGTAAAATTGAAAAATTAGTGGATAGAATAAACAAATTAAGAAGTTATGCTGGTCTTGAACCTTTTGAAGAAGATTTATTAAAAATGGGTATTGGTGGAGAGCTTTTACCTCGTGAAGAAAAGAAGGTTCTTGAAGAGAGAATTGATTTTATGTTAAATCTTGCCTCTGAGTTTGAAAAGAAAATTAATGAGGTTGAAAATTATGTTGAGAATAAGAAAAAGGAACTTGAACACACGCCCTCTATTTCTCCTGTAGCTTCAGGATGGATAGTTTCAGGATATGGATACAGAAGAGACCCCTTCACAGGCAAGGTAAAACTTCATGAAGGTTTGGATATTTCTTCTAATTATCAATCTCCTGTCCAGGCGACTGCTAATGGAAAAGTTGTTTTTGCTGGATGGAAAGAGGGTTATGGACTCACGGTTGAGATTGACCATGGTAACGGATTTAAGACAAAGTATGCTCACAATTCAAGGATTTTAGTTCAGGTTGGACAAAGTGTTAAAAGGGGAGAAATAATTGCTTTAATGGGTTCAACAGGAAGAGCAACAGGAGTTCATGTTCATTATGAGGTTCAGCTTTTTAATAAACCCATAAACCCCTTAAATTATATAATACCAGATCATCTCTATTTTGACTAA
- the yajC gene encoding preprotein translocase subunit YajC, whose translation MIFSLISQTGKDTLNPLATFFIFLFPLIFMFVFMYLFFIRPQQKEEKERLKMINSLKKGDKVITLGGIIGTVVKVDDSEVMLRTGPGTLIKFEKNAIRKKLGEVREVEKSS comes from the coding sequence ATGATTTTTAGTTTAATTTCGCAAACCGGTAAAGATACTTTAAACCCGCTTGCTACATTTTTTATTTTTCTTTTTCCCTTAATTTTTATGTTTGTTTTTATGTATCTTTTTTTCATAAGACCGCAGCAAAAGGAAGAAAAGGAAAGATTGAAAATGATAAATTCTTTAAAGAAAGGTGATAAAGTGATAACTCTTGGTGGAATAATAGGAACTGTGGTTAAGGTAGATGATAGTGAGGTTATGTTAAGGACAGGTCCTGGAACACTTATTAAATTTGAAAAAAATGCAATAAGAAAGAAATTAGGGGAGGTAAGGGAAGTTGAAAAAAGTTCTTGA
- the def gene encoding peptide deformylase — protein MKKVLELRYYGDPILREKAEPVKKINEYIKKLAQGMIETMEFYEGAGLAANQVGEKISLFVVSGKVLGENEKPLIVINPVIIDIWGKSVMEEGCLSIPGIYAEVERPLGVHLKYIDIDGKEKDLKAEELLARVIFHEYDHLNGVLFWDRLDRETKRILIAQFRKNFYTREKKIKV, from the coding sequence TTGAAAAAAGTTCTTGAACTTAGGTATTATGGAGATCCAATTTTAAGAGAAAAAGCAGAACCTGTTAAAAAGATAAATGAATACATTAAAAAACTTGCACAGGGAATGATTGAGACAATGGAATTTTATGAGGGAGCAGGACTTGCTGCAAATCAAGTGGGTGAAAAGATTTCCCTTTTTGTTGTTTCAGGAAAGGTTTTGGGTGAAAATGAAAAGCCACTTATTGTAATAAATCCAGTTATTATTGATATATGGGGAAAAAGTGTTATGGAAGAAGGTTGTCTTTCAATACCAGGGATTTATGCGGAGGTTGAAAGACCTTTAGGTGTTCATTTAAAATATATAGATATAGATGGGAAAGAAAAAGATTTAAAAGCTGAAGAACTTTTAGCAAGGGTCATTTTTCACGAGTATGACCACCTTAATGGAGTTTTGTTTTGGGATAGGCTTGATAGGGAAACAAAAAGAATTTTAATTGCTCAATTTAGAAAGAACTTTTATACAAGGGAAAAGAAAATTAAAGTATAA
- the fmt gene encoding methionyl-tRNA formyltransferase: MFEGKLIFFGTGEFAAKVFVSMLKNGLKPEVIVTSPDKPQGRGLKVTPTPVKELAIQHGIKKERIFQPYDVNHPALLSELKKFEPEVIFLTDFGQILGKELLSLPKNGAINLHPSLLPKYRGAAPLERAMMDGEKETGFTFFIMDEGIDTGKIIYQEKIEILEKTRGEIESIIAEKAMSIFPEIYSKYKKGEIKPKPQKGESSYAKKIDEDELWIDWKKDAFLVMRHIHALSPNPGARTHFDGKYIKIYRVREVPDYNGPIGKIIVDSSRLFVLCGKGAVEVLELQPSGKKKMSASEFVQGYHPFWAE, translated from the coding sequence ATGTTTGAAGGTAAGTTAATATTTTTTGGAACAGGTGAATTTGCTGCCAAGGTATTTGTTTCAATGCTTAAAAATGGATTAAAGCCTGAGGTTATTGTTACTTCCCCTGATAAACCTCAGGGGAGGGGTTTAAAGGTTACACCTACACCGGTTAAGGAACTTGCTATCCAGCATGGTATTAAAAAAGAAAGAATTTTTCAACCCTATGATGTCAATCATCCTGCGCTTTTGAGTGAACTTAAGAAGTTTGAACCTGAAGTTATTTTTTTAACAGATTTCGGTCAGATTCTTGGCAAGGAGCTTCTTTCTTTGCCCAAAAATGGAGCAATAAATCTTCATCCTTCTCTTTTGCCTAAGTATAGAGGTGCTGCTCCTTTAGAAAGAGCAATGATGGATGGTGAAAAAGAAACAGGTTTTACATTTTTTATAATGGATGAAGGTATAGATACAGGGAAAATAATTTATCAGGAAAAAATTGAAATATTAGAAAAAACAAGAGGGGAAATAGAGTCAATAATAGCTGAAAAGGCTATGAGCATTTTCCCTGAAATATACAGTAAGTATAAAAAGGGGGAAATAAAACCAAAACCTCAGAAAGGAGAAAGTTCTTATGCTAAAAAAATTGATGAAGATGAACTCTGGATTGACTGGAAAAAAGATGCTTTTCTTGTTATGAGACACATTCATGCTTTATCACCCAATCCTGGTGCAAGAACGCATTTTGATGGTAAGTATATAAAAATATATAGAGTTAGAGAAGTTCCTGATTATAATGGTCCCATAGGTAAGATAATTGTTGATAGTTCGAGACTCTTTGTTTTATGTGGGAAAGGTGCTGTGGAAGTACTTGAACTCCAGCCTTCAGGAAAAAAGAAGATGTCAGCAAGTGAGTTTGTGCAAGGGTATCATCCTTTCTGGGCAGAATGA
- a CDS encoding DUF2905 family protein → MKIFEEFFKFFIFLGFFFIGIGFIFYLLSKIETIKSIPRLPLDIIIEKENFKFYFPLGSSILLSIILTLILNIFFKFLKK, encoded by the coding sequence ATGAAAATTTTTGAGGAATTTTTTAAATTTTTTATTTTTTTAGGATTTTTCTTTATAGGAATAGGTTTTATTTTTTACTTACTTTCAAAGATTGAGACAATAAAAAGTATTCCAAGACTTCCCCTTGATATAATAATTGAAAAGGAAAATTTTAAATTTTATTTCCCCCTCGGCAGTTCTATCCTCCTTTCAATAATTTTAACACTTATTTTGAATATTTTCTTTAAGTTCTTGAAAAAATGA
- the rpsE gene encoding 30S ribosomal protein S5, which yields MEEEKTLIENIISLSRVAKVVTGGRRFKISAWVAVGDGEGRVGIGHGKATETPDAIAKALKKAKKNMIKVPIINGTIPHPVIGKVGAAKILLKPAGPGTGLIACHTVRAILEAAGFKNVLTKSLGSSTPCNLAQATMDALSQLKDPREVAKKRGLPLSRVTRKFMIS from the coding sequence ATGGAAGAAGAAAAAACCCTTATTGAAAATATAATAAGTCTCTCCCGTGTTGCAAAAGTTGTAACAGGTGGAAGGAGATTTAAAATATCCGCCTGGGTTGCTGTTGGTGATGGAGAAGGTAGAGTGGGAATAGGTCATGGAAAAGCTACTGAAACTCCTGATGCAATTGCTAAGGCTTTAAAAAAGGCAAAAAAAAATATGATAAAGGTTCCGATTATAAATGGAACAATTCCCCATCCGGTTATAGGTAAAGTTGGTGCTGCGAAAATTCTTTTAAAACCAGCTGGTCCTGGAACAGGTCTTATTGCCTGCCACACAGTTCGTGCAATTCTTGAGGCTGCAGGGTTTAAGAATGTTTTAACAAAATCACTTGGTTCAAGCACACCCTGTAATCTTGCTCAGGCTACTATGGATGCTCTTTCACAGCTAAAGGACCCGAGAGAAGTCGCAAAGAAAAGAGGTTTGCCTCTTTCAAGAGTTACAAGGAAATTTATGATTTCTTAA
- the rpmD gene encoding 50S ribosomal protein L30 has translation MNEKYLKIKQIKSRIGANWRAKRTLLALGLKKIGQIVIKRDTPQIRGMIDKVKYLVEVEEIEEKS, from the coding sequence ATGAATGAGAAATATTTAAAAATTAAACAAATAAAATCAAGAATCGGTGCCAACTGGAGAGCAAAGAGAACACTTTTAGCTTTGGGATTAAAGAAAATAGGACAAATTGTTATTAAAAGAGATACACCCCAGATAAGGGGGATGATAGATAAGGTTAAGTATCTTGTTGAGGTTGAAGAGATAGAGGAGAAAAGTTAG
- the rplO gene encoding 50S ribosomal protein L15, producing MLDLSKLRPEKGAVKKRKRVGRGIGSGHGKTSGRGHKGAKSRSGKEKGPEFEGGQMPIYRRLPKVGFTNLFAEKYEVINIRDLVRKFKEGEEATYEEMERRRLLRKNLKVKLLSEGEINFPLKVYVHKASKKAIEKIFKAGGEVKFIN from the coding sequence ATGCTTGATTTAAGTAAATTAAGACCTGAAAAAGGAGCTGTTAAAAAAAGAAAAAGAGTTGGAAGAGGTATTGGCTCAGGTCACGGTAAAACCTCAGGTAGAGGTCATAAGGGAGCAAAATCAAGGTCAGGTAAGGAAAAGGGACCAGAATTTGAAGGAGGACAAATGCCCATTTACAGAAGGTTACCAAAAGTAGGTTTCACTAATCTTTTTGCTGAAAAATATGAAGTTATAAACATAAGGGATCTTGTGAGAAAATTTAAAGAGGGTGAGGAAGCAACTTATGAGGAGATGGAAAGAAGGAGACTTTTAAGAAAGAACTTAAAAGTTAAACTTCTTTCTGAAGGGGAAATTAATTTCCCCTTAAAGGTCTATGTTCATAAGGCTTCAAAAAAGGCAATCGAAAAGATTTTTAAAGCAGGAGGTGAGGTTAAATTTATAAATTAA